The DNA segment TTTGGATCCTGCATTGCTGCGTCCCGGAAGATTTGACAGACAGATTGTCGTGCCAAGTCCAGAACTTAAAGACAGAGAACAGATACTTGCAGTTCACGCAAAAAAAATAAAAACAGGAAAAGACGTAGATCTTAATACTGTAGCAAAAAGGACTCCCGGATTTGTCGGTGCAGATCTTGCAAATGTCGTCAATGAGGCTGCACTTCTTGCCGCAAGAAATAACCAGCAGTCAGTAAGCATGCGCAATATGGAAGAAGCTATTGACAGAATATTTTCTGGACCCGAGAGAAAGTCCATGATTAGAAGTAAAGAAGATTTAAGAAAAACCGCTTATCATGAATCAGGGCATACCATAGTTGCCAAAATGCTTCCAAATACCGATCCCGTACATAAAGTTTCAATAATACCTAGGGGAGTGTCTCTAGGACATATGCTTCAGCTTCCAGAAAGTGACAAGCACACACTTACAAAAACAGAGGCTTTAAACAGAATAGCAATAGCTTTTGGAGGTCGTGCAGCGGAAGAAATCGTTTACAATGAACTGACCACCGGCGCTGCTCAAGATATTTCTCAGGCTACAAAACTTGCAACAAGAATGGTTACGGAATTCGGAATGAGTGATAAAATAGGTCCTTTAGCATTGCAAAGGCCGAATGAAGAAGTCTTTTTAGGAAGAGATATTTCAAGGGATTCTCATCTTTCAGACAAAATGTCAGAGATGATAGATTCTGAAATTAAAAAGATTATTGATGAAGGGCTTAAAACTGCCCTGGATATTCTTAACAAAAACAGAACTACTATGGATACTATGGTCAAATATCTTCTTGAAAGGGAAACTCTTGAAGCCGAAGACATAGACAAAATAATTAAAGGCGAGCCTCTTGCCCCATATGAAAAAGAAAAAGCGGCAGATGTTGATAAAAATGAAGGTAAAAGAGAGACCAAAAAACCCATAATGGAAAATATTGTTCAGGAAAATATCGCCAAAGGTGAAACTGTAAGTGAATAAGAAATATAAATTTAATGAGAAAAAAGCCGCGAAAGCCGTCAAACTTCTTTTAGAGGCTTTCGGTGAAGATATAAGCAGAGAAGGCATAAGGCGTACTCCAGAAAGAGTCGCAGGTTTTTATAAAGAAGCTTTAGCCGGTAATGGTATCGACCCTGCAAAAATCATACGCGCTCACTATACTACTGAAGACCATGAAGAAATAGTTCTCGTAAGAGATATTTCGTTTTACTCTCTTTGTGAGCACCATCTTCTGCCTTTTTTTGGCAAAGCGCATATAGCTTATATTCCCAAAAAAGATAAAATCGTCGGAGTTTCAAAACTCATAAGGCTTGTCGAAGTTTTTGCAAACAGGCTTCAGCTTCAGGAAAGACTTACTAAACAGATCGCAGATACTATAATGCAAGCGGCCGCACCGCATGGGGTTATGGTTGTCCTTGAAGCAGAACATTTGTGTATGACTATGCGTGGCGTGA comes from the Candidatus Endomicrobium procryptotermitis genome and includes:
- the ftsH gene encoding ATP-dependent zinc metalloprotease FtsH, with translation MKKNNVWFVAFWIILFIIIVVLMNSAKQKNQVVELKYSQFKQNVREGNIAQVVVSPGMIKGYFRNAQGELKQFKTVPMVDPDLIKDLEENKVLEFSGVEQNGWLGPILMSWGPIILLILFWLWIMRGMAGGGKQAMSFGKTKAKLANSGLTNVTFKDVAGCGEAKEELQEIIEFLKDPEKFQKLGGKIPKGVLLYGAPGTGKTLLAKAVAGEAGVPFFSSSGSEFVEMFVGVGASRVRDLFDQGRKSAPCLLFIDEIDAVGRHRFAGIGGGHDEREQTLNQLLVEMDGFDTKEGVILIAATNRPDVLDPALLRPGRFDRQIVVPSPELKDREQILAVHAKKIKTGKDVDLNTVAKRTPGFVGADLANVVNEAALLAARNNQQSVSMRNMEEAIDRIFSGPERKSMIRSKEDLRKTAYHESGHTIVAKMLPNTDPVHKVSIIPRGVSLGHMLQLPESDKHTLTKTEALNRIAIAFGGRAAEEIVYNELTTGAAQDISQATKLATRMVTEFGMSDKIGPLALQRPNEEVFLGRDISRDSHLSDKMSEMIDSEIKKIIDEGLKTALDILNKNRTTMDTMVKYLLERETLEAEDIDKIIKGEPLAPYEKEKAADVDKNEGKRETKKPIMENIVQENIAKGETVSE
- the folE gene encoding GTP cyclohydrolase I FolE, encoding MNKKYKFNEKKAAKAVKLLLEAFGEDISREGIRRTPERVAGFYKEALAGNGIDPAKIIRAHYTTEDHEEIVLVRDISFYSLCEHHLLPFFGKAHIAYIPKKDKIVGVSKLIRLVEVFANRLQLQERLTKQIADTIMQAAAPHGVMVVLEAEHLCMTMRGVKKPGSQMITSAMRGAFLNDVRTRSEAMALLRR